The Sphingobacterium bambusae genome includes a window with the following:
- a CDS encoding thiol-disulfide oxidoreductase DCC family protein produces the protein MKTLKNHLILFDAECPMCRLYTQAFVGTGMLDKEGRSAYQDLPAAACPMLDRQRAVNEIALVNQETGEVTYGIGSLFKIIGSSFPLLRPLFLFRPFIWLMSKLYGFISFNRRVIIPASATTHEFELQPTFKLHYRLAYLLFTWLLTSFILSAYAPLMQELLPQGAAYREYLICGGQLFFQGVFISFIRPDKRWDYLGNMMTISFAGALLLLPAMLLANWLHLHPLFYVAWFMGVAGLMLLEHIRRSRLLNLGWVLTSTWVLYRILVLLFILLLFN, from the coding sequence ATGAAAACACTTAAAAATCACCTTATCCTTTTCGATGCCGAGTGTCCGATGTGCCGGCTGTATACACAGGCATTTGTAGGGACTGGGATGCTGGATAAAGAAGGGCGAAGCGCCTATCAAGATCTTCCGGCGGCAGCTTGCCCGATGCTGGATAGACAACGAGCGGTAAACGAGATTGCGCTCGTGAATCAGGAAACGGGAGAAGTGACCTACGGCATAGGCAGTCTGTTTAAAATTATAGGTAGCTCGTTTCCTTTGCTCAGACCGTTGTTTTTGTTTCGACCATTTATTTGGCTTATGAGCAAGCTTTATGGATTTATTTCTTTCAATAGAAGGGTGATTATTCCAGCGTCCGCTACAACGCATGAATTTGAACTGCAACCTACCTTTAAGCTCCACTACCGGCTGGCTTACCTGCTTTTCACATGGCTGCTTACATCGTTTATCCTGTCCGCTTATGCGCCCTTGATGCAGGAACTACTGCCCCAAGGAGCGGCCTATCGGGAATATCTCATCTGTGGCGGACAGCTATTTTTTCAAGGTGTCTTTATTAGTTTCATACGGCCTGATAAGCGCTGGGATTATCTAGGCAATATGATGACAATTTCATTTGCCGGTGCACTGTTATTGTTACCAGCTATGCTTTTGGCAAATTGGCTACACCTTCATCCGTTGTTTTATGTGGCTTGGTTTATGGGTGTTGCGGGCCTCATGTTGTTGGAACATATTCGTAGAAGTAGATTGCTGAACCTCGGATGGGTATTGACGAGCACTTGGGTGCTGTATCGTATACTGGTTCTTTTATTCATTCTTTTACTATTCAACTAG
- a CDS encoding TIGR01777 family oxidoreductase yields the protein MEYNKIVLAGGNGYLGGVLANYYSSRAKEVVILARKDKAPNGNIKTVLWDGCTAGAWEGQLNGADLLINLCGKNVNCSYTESNKAKIIRSRVIPTALLGEAVAKLENPPKLWINVTSATIYRHAEDRSQDEENGEIGQGFSVDVCRRWEEVFFETDTPHTRKIALRMGIVLGHSGGAFPRLLNLARCGLGGKQGNGQQYVSWIHEQDAAACTEWLMKQEQMEGPINAVAPEPVKNVQFMDMLRRAYQIPFGLPSPAWLLEIGAKLIGTETELILKSRWVMPKRLMDGGYPFLYSQTAHALQDLRNIKN from the coding sequence ATGGAGTACAACAAGATCGTATTAGCCGGAGGTAATGGTTACCTCGGCGGTGTGTTGGCCAATTACTATAGCTCGCGGGCCAAGGAAGTCGTTATTCTGGCGAGGAAAGACAAAGCCCCTAATGGAAATATAAAAACTGTACTTTGGGATGGCTGTACTGCAGGTGCATGGGAGGGACAGTTGAACGGAGCTGATCTATTGATTAATTTGTGTGGCAAAAATGTAAACTGCAGCTATACGGAAAGCAATAAAGCTAAAATTATACGTTCGAGAGTAATCCCTACAGCGCTTTTGGGAGAGGCGGTCGCCAAACTGGAGAACCCACCAAAATTGTGGATCAACGTGACTTCGGCAACGATTTACCGGCATGCCGAAGATCGTTCGCAGGACGAGGAAAATGGAGAAATAGGGCAGGGTTTCTCCGTAGATGTATGTCGCCGCTGGGAGGAGGTTTTCTTTGAAACCGACACGCCGCACACGCGAAAGATTGCTTTGCGCATGGGCATCGTGCTAGGGCATAGCGGTGGAGCTTTCCCGAGACTGCTCAATTTAGCGAGATGCGGATTGGGAGGAAAGCAAGGCAACGGTCAGCAATATGTTTCTTGGATACACGAACAGGATGCTGCAGCATGTACAGAATGGCTGATGAAGCAAGAGCAGATGGAGGGACCTATCAATGCTGTCGCACCAGAACCGGTAAAGAATGTGCAATTCATGGATATGCTGCGGCGTGCTTACCAAATTCCATTTGGGCTGCCTTCACCTGCATGGCTGCTCGAAATTGGGGCGAAGCTTATTGGCACTGAAACGGAGCTGATTTTGAAAAGTAGATGGGTGATGCCCAAAAGACTCATGGATGGGGGTTATCCTTTCCTCTATTCGCAAACAGCGCATGCGCTGCAGGATTTACGAAACATCAAGAATTGA
- a CDS encoding M14 metallopeptidase family protein, which produces MKLTALFLTFFLTQLGFAQLKTPEQFLGYPVGTKVTPHWKIIDYYKHVQENAPSKMKMQSYGQSNEGRPLYVAFISSEKNISNLENIRSNNLRLAKVLSDQNASEQQPAIVWMSYNVHGNEISSAEASMLTLYDLINPSNSKASGWLDKTLVILDPCLNPDGTERYINWYNGVVGKNYNPSTFARERNEPWPGGRYNHYYFDLNRDWAWQTQAESQQRVAIYNSWYPHIHVDFHEQGVNSPYYFPPAAEPFHEVITPWQRSFQGVIGKHNAAYFDERGWLYFTKESFDLFYPSYGDTYPTYSGAIGMTYEQAGNTAGGLGVLTNDLDTLTLVDRAKHHHASGINAVEVVADHAVEVVKEFKKFFNDASEGKLSSYATYVIKYKESERSKINALRSLLQKNGIQYYAGSGAVKGYDYASKKEASHTLAAKDLVVPGSQPKAALIRVLFEPEAKLVDSITYDITSWSIPYVYGLDAIASRANISKLTAYPVDSIKNTVDNSYAYAVKWEGFSSAQFAAALLKAKVQLKISEEPFAVNGTDFPRGSLIILNQANSKVAGFKELLVSTANKHQVQLHQVKSGIVDKGKDFGSSKVRSIKAPKVVMLAGEGLRAMNVGEVWHYFDQQLDYPITLVNLTDVGRIKWNEVDALILPNGNYPFLKDKAQGDKLGDWVRAGGKVIALESAVDQVRSLSWSKLEAIKKDSTDKKKTPALPLYADRTRSEMTKSVSGAIYRVTIDKTHPLMYGYENYYSLKQDEKIYPYFKEGEGGWNVGYLKENALMSGFVGSKLSKKMQNGLIFGVESVGRGSVVYLTDNILFRNFWENGKLIMANSIFQVGN; this is translated from the coding sequence ATGAAACTAACCGCTTTATTTTTAACTTTTTTTCTCACACAATTGGGCTTTGCCCAACTGAAAACACCTGAACAGTTTCTGGGCTATCCGGTTGGCACCAAGGTAACCCCACACTGGAAAATTATTGATTATTACAAGCACGTACAGGAAAACGCCCCTTCAAAAATGAAGATGCAATCCTACGGCCAGTCCAACGAGGGTAGACCGCTTTATGTAGCCTTTATATCTTCCGAGAAAAACATCAGCAATCTGGAGAACATCCGCAGTAACAACCTACGTTTGGCCAAGGTACTGAGCGACCAAAATGCGAGCGAGCAGCAGCCCGCCATCGTATGGATGAGCTACAATGTGCACGGTAATGAGATCTCATCGGCCGAAGCATCCATGCTTACGCTGTATGATCTAATCAATCCCAGCAATAGCAAGGCGAGTGGCTGGCTAGATAAAACCTTGGTTATCTTAGACCCTTGTTTAAATCCAGATGGCACCGAGCGCTATATCAACTGGTACAATGGTGTAGTCGGCAAAAATTACAACCCCTCCACCTTCGCGCGCGAGCGCAACGAGCCTTGGCCAGGTGGGCGCTACAACCATTACTATTTTGATCTCAACCGCGATTGGGCTTGGCAAACACAAGCCGAAAGCCAACAGCGCGTAGCGATCTACAACAGCTGGTACCCGCATATCCATGTCGATTTTCATGAGCAGGGAGTCAATTCGCCGTATTACTTCCCGCCAGCGGCCGAGCCTTTTCACGAGGTTATCACCCCTTGGCAACGGTCGTTCCAAGGCGTAATCGGCAAGCACAATGCCGCTTATTTTGACGAACGGGGTTGGCTTTATTTCACCAAAGAAAGCTTCGATCTATTTTATCCTTCTTATGGAGACACCTATCCCACCTATTCGGGCGCTATCGGTATGACCTACGAGCAAGCCGGCAACACCGCCGGTGGCCTTGGGGTATTGACCAACGATTTGGACACCTTAACACTGGTTGATCGTGCCAAGCACCATCATGCTTCTGGCATTAACGCTGTGGAGGTCGTGGCCGATCATGCCGTCGAGGTGGTTAAAGAATTTAAAAAATTCTTTAACGATGCAAGCGAAGGCAAACTATCTTCTTACGCTACCTATGTTATCAAATACAAAGAAAGCGAGCGAAGCAAGATCAACGCCCTGCGCAGCCTCTTGCAGAAAAACGGCATCCAATATTACGCGGGCAGCGGCGCTGTAAAAGGCTATGATTACGCCAGCAAAAAGGAAGCTAGTCATACTCTGGCCGCCAAAGACCTCGTGGTGCCGGGCAGCCAGCCAAAAGCTGCGCTAATCCGCGTATTGTTTGAGCCCGAAGCCAAATTGGTAGATTCCATTACCTACGATATCACCTCTTGGTCTATTCCTTACGTCTACGGCTTAGACGCCATTGCTTCCCGTGCCAATATCAGTAAGCTCACGGCTTACCCGGTTGATTCTATTAAAAACACGGTAGACAACAGCTACGCCTATGCTGTAAAATGGGAAGGTTTCTCCAGCGCGCAATTTGCAGCCGCGTTGTTGAAAGCAAAAGTACAGCTCAAAATATCCGAAGAGCCTTTTGCTGTCAACGGCACCGACTTTCCTCGTGGCTCGTTGATCATCCTGAACCAAGCGAATAGCAAAGTTGCTGGTTTCAAAGAACTGCTCGTGAGCACAGCAAACAAGCATCAAGTACAACTACATCAAGTGAAATCAGGCATTGTGGATAAGGGAAAAGATTTTGGCAGCTCGAAGGTTCGGTCTATCAAAGCGCCTAAAGTCGTAATGCTGGCTGGCGAAGGCTTGCGGGCCATGAATGTGGGCGAGGTATGGCATTATTTCGATCAGCAGCTTGACTACCCTATCACCTTAGTCAACCTGACGGATGTAGGTCGTATCAAGTGGAACGAAGTTGATGCCTTGATTCTACCCAATGGCAATTATCCTTTCTTAAAAGACAAAGCACAGGGCGATAAGCTGGGCGACTGGGTACGTGCCGGTGGTAAGGTCATCGCATTGGAATCGGCCGTTGATCAGGTCCGATCTTTATCTTGGTCAAAACTCGAAGCTATCAAGAAAGACAGTACCGATAAAAAGAAAACCCCCGCACTTCCGTTATATGCTGACCGTACGCGCAGCGAAATGACGAAGAGTGTGAGTGGTGCCATTTACCGGGTCACAATAGATAAAACGCATCCCTTGATGTATGGTTATGAAAACTACTACAGCTTGAAGCAAGACGAAAAGATCTATCCATATTTCAAAGAAGGCGAAGGCGGATGGAACGTCGGCTACCTGAAAGAGAATGCCCTAATGAGTGGCTTTGTTGGAAGCAAACTGAGCAAGAAAATGCAAAACGGCCTTATTTTCGGCGTAGAATCCGTTGGTCGAGGCTCCGTGGTTTACTTAACAGACAATATCCTTTTCCGCAATTTTTGGGAGAATGGCAAGCTGATAATGGCCAACAGTATTTTCCAAGTCGGCAATTAG
- a CDS encoding RagB/SusD family nutrient uptake outer membrane protein, with product MKINYKNIFFALATSVTLWSCGDKLNIEPEQSIREEVALNSDENVKRALSGAYNELSEEYFYGGVVQLLSELLTSTSEIRWEGTFSQPREVYNKNMLATNSFVTNLWLQGYDAINIANNVLGALTIVNEEDRDVVEGQALFVRGIAHFELVRLFAKPYSSGSISSNPGVPLKLTATREIDEESYLPRASVEEVYTQIINDLTTAESLLENSGEFAYGQKTAAAAILSRVYLQMENYAEARDAANRAIDYGRFAVGSSYARTFNSGKINSTDPDAVSSDGIFQMPVSAQDGANVMHTYWSITAYGARAGDVVVLPAHLALYDQSVDAGGAYLDHRLALFYRGEGNDIGTGDWRSGKWKFLNSNLSIVRLSEMYLTRAECNFRLGTSVGATALADINYIRERHTALPNLTTVDLNRILLERRLELAHEGQGIHDIKRLKGSVDGTAYDDRSLLLPIPQREIDASNGVLVQN from the coding sequence ATGAAAATCAACTATAAAAATATATTTTTCGCCTTGGCTACCAGCGTTACCTTATGGAGCTGCGGCGATAAACTAAATATCGAGCCCGAGCAGTCAATACGCGAAGAAGTAGCGCTCAACTCGGATGAAAATGTCAAACGCGCCTTATCCGGTGCATACAATGAACTTAGCGAAGAATACTTCTATGGGGGCGTGGTACAATTACTCTCCGAGTTGTTAACCTCCACCAGCGAGATCCGCTGGGAAGGCACGTTCAGTCAACCACGCGAGGTGTACAATAAAAACATGCTCGCAACCAACTCCTTTGTTACTAACCTCTGGCTGCAGGGTTACGATGCGATCAATATTGCCAACAATGTATTGGGCGCGTTAACCATCGTCAACGAAGAAGATCGTGATGTGGTCGAAGGCCAAGCCTTATTCGTGCGCGGTATTGCGCATTTCGAATTGGTGCGCTTATTTGCCAAGCCCTACAGCAGCGGGAGCATCAGCAGCAACCCTGGCGTACCACTTAAGCTGACCGCTACACGCGAAATCGATGAAGAAAGCTACCTGCCACGTGCCAGCGTAGAAGAGGTGTACACCCAAATCATCAACGATCTTACTACCGCCGAGTCCCTACTAGAAAACAGCGGTGAGTTTGCTTATGGTCAGAAGACCGCCGCAGCAGCCATCTTATCGCGGGTATACCTGCAAATGGAAAATTACGCAGAAGCCCGCGATGCAGCCAATCGCGCGATAGACTATGGTCGATTTGCGGTTGGGAGTTCCTACGCCAGAACGTTCAACAGTGGCAAGATCAATAGCACCGATCCCGATGCTGTCTCCAGCGATGGTATTTTTCAAATGCCCGTTAGCGCACAAGATGGCGCCAACGTTATGCATACCTACTGGTCTATCACAGCCTACGGCGCACGTGCTGGCGACGTGGTCGTGCTACCTGCACACCTTGCCCTATACGACCAAAGCGTAGACGCCGGCGGCGCTTACCTTGACCATCGTTTGGCCCTCTTCTACCGAGGCGAAGGAAACGACATTGGCACCGGCGATTGGCGATCAGGAAAATGGAAATTCTTAAATAGTAACCTTTCTATTGTGCGCCTCTCCGAAATGTACCTTACCCGTGCTGAGTGTAATTTCCGTTTAGGAACCAGCGTAGGCGCTACAGCTTTGGCCGATATTAACTATATTCGGGAGCGGCATACAGCCCTACCAAATTTAACAACGGTAGATCTGAACCGCATCTTGCTTGAGCGCAGGCTCGAACTGGCACACGAAGGCCAAGGCATTCACGATATCAAACGCCTGAAAGGCTCGGTAGATGGGACCGCTTACGACGATCGTTCCCTCCTTTTACCGATACCGCAACGCGAGATCGATGCATCCAATGGCGTATTGGTACAGAACTAA